A genome region from Anastrepha ludens isolate Willacy chromosome 3, idAnaLude1.1, whole genome shotgun sequence includes the following:
- the LOC128857819 gene encoding 28S ribosomal protein S14, mitochondrial, giving the protein MNQLSSRIGNFVCQSVQIAGCGLQQVRTKYADWRMIRDVKRRKCVAEHAKERLRVNALRKNDILPAELREVADAEIAAFPRDSCLVRVRERCAITSRSRGIVHRYRLSRMVWRHLADYNKLSGVQRAMW; this is encoded by the exons ATGAACCAATTGAGTAGCAGGATTGGCAACTTTGTATGCCAAAGTGTACAAATTGCAGGATGCGGC CTGCAGCAGGTGCGTACAAAGTATGCAGATTGGCGTATGATTCGTGATGTCAAGCGTCGTAAATGTGTGGCGGAGCATGCCAAGGAGCGGTTACGTGTAAATGCCCTACGCAAAAATGATATTTTGCCGGCTGAGTTGCGTGAGGTTGCTGATGCTGAGATAGCTGCCTTCCCGCGAGACTCGTGTTTAGTGAGGGTGCGTGAACGATGCGCCATTACGTCACGTTCGCGAGGTATTGTACACAGGTATCGTCTAAGTCGTATGGTTTGGCGACATTTGGCCGATTATAACAAATTATCGGGCGTTCAACGTGCTATGTGGtag